From a single Larimichthys crocea isolate SSNF chromosome XIII, L_crocea_2.0, whole genome shotgun sequence genomic region:
- the paqr6 gene encoding membrane progestin receptor delta isoform X2 — protein sequence MSEGRVFPVWRGIGANSGVGGGWSQGWGRCLRWEPDSPGQRARIPVFDYPVWLVLCRGGRARLIEVCQRGRGAIRLPTDMLSIKLPQLFDIHQVPKVFREDSIISGYRHPRSSALDCVLSSFQMNNETINIWTHFLPTWYFLWRFCVLCSTLNFLTDSYTWPLLVYMLLICIYPFTSSCAHTFSTMSPESRHICYFFDYGALSLYSLGCAISYGYYVIPDSWVNSWLHQHFVPIAIGNTLFCTSLSCYSRFLELQFPQRSKALRTGAFVLPFIFDTVPLFYRILLCCGGSCSSSDALSSHCYHLLFAFLTCFLFTAHLPERLAPGRFDYFGHSHQLFHVSAVVGTHFQMEGVIADMTSRKSLLLAHGAMPSFLGTIGVLVASLALNLGIIGIFSAPLLWKPCHSSNQPHAQTCERKEQ from the exons tgtttcCAGTGTGGCGGGGGATCGGAGCCAATAGTGGTGTTGGAGGCGGGTGGAGCCAGGGCTGGGGACGTTGCTTGCGATGGGAGCCAGACAGTCCAGGACAAAGGGCCCGGATCCCGGTGTTTGACTACCCGGTCTGGTTAGTCCTCTGTCGTGGGGGACGAGCCAGGCTCATTGAGGTTtgtcagagagggaggggtgCCATCAGACTGCCCACAGACATGCTCAGCATCAAGCTTCCCCAGCTCTTCGACATCCACCAGGTCCCCAag GTGTTCAGGGAGGACAGCATCATCTCTGGATACCGTCATCCGCGGAGCTCAGCGCTGGACTGCGTCCTCAGCAGCTTCCAGATGAACAACGAGACGATTAACATCTGGACCCACTTCCTGCCGACATG GTACTTCCTGTGGCGTTTCTGTGTCCTCTGCTCCACCCTGAACTTCCTGACCGACAGCTACACCTGGCCCCTTCTGGTGTACATGCTGCTCATCTGCATTTACCCCTTCACCTCCAGCTGTGCGCACACCTTCAGCACCATGTCCCCAGAGTCCCGCCACATCTGCTACTTCTTTGACTACGGAGCGCTCAGCCTCTACAGTCTGG GTTGTGCCATAAGCTACGGCTACTATGTCATACCAGACAGCTGGGTGAACAGCTGGCTCCATCAGCATTTCGTCCCCATCGCCATCGGAAACACACTGTTCTGCACCAGTCTGTCCTGCTATTCCAG GTTCCTGGAGCTGCAGTTCCCACAGAGGAGTAAAGCTTTAAGGACAGGAGCGTTTGTCCTTCCCTTTATATTTGACACTGTTCCTCTGTTTTACAGG ATCCTTCTGTGCTGCGGGGGAAGCTGCAGCTCGAGCGACGCCTTGTCCAGTCACTGTTACCACCTCCTCTTTGCCTTCCTcacctgtttcctgtttacCGCCCACCTCCCGGAGAGGTTGGCCCCAGGGCGCTTCGACTACTTTG GTCACAGCCACCAGCTCTTCCACGTCAGCGCCGTGGTGGGGACCCACTTCCAGATGGAGGGCGTGATAGCGGACATGACGTCACGGAAGTCGTTGCTCTTGGCCCACGGAGCGATGCCCTCCTTCCTGGGGACCATCGGGGTGTTGGTCGCCAGCCTCGCCCTCAACCTGGGTATCATCGGCATTTTCAGCGCCCCGCTGCTGTGGAAACCCTGCCACAGCTCCAACCAGCCGCACGCGCAAACGTGCGAGCGCAAGGAGCAGTGA
- the paqr6 gene encoding membrane progestin receptor delta isoform X1, with product MSMKGSVLAVGKCLACLEFMLFPVWRGIGANSGVGGGWSQGWGRCLRWEPDSPGQRARIPVFDYPVWLVLCRGGRARLIEVCQRGRGAIRLPTDMLSIKLPQLFDIHQVPKVFREDSIISGYRHPRSSALDCVLSSFQMNNETINIWTHFLPTWYFLWRFCVLCSTLNFLTDSYTWPLLVYMLLICIYPFTSSCAHTFSTMSPESRHICYFFDYGALSLYSLGCAISYGYYVIPDSWVNSWLHQHFVPIAIGNTLFCTSLSCYSRFLELQFPQRSKALRTGAFVLPFIFDTVPLFYRILLCCGGSCSSSDALSSHCYHLLFAFLTCFLFTAHLPERLAPGRFDYFGHSHQLFHVSAVVGTHFQMEGVIADMTSRKSLLLAHGAMPSFLGTIGVLVASLALNLGIIGIFSAPLLWKPCHSSNQPHAQTCERKEQ from the exons tgtttcCAGTGTGGCGGGGGATCGGAGCCAATAGTGGTGTTGGAGGCGGGTGGAGCCAGGGCTGGGGACGTTGCTTGCGATGGGAGCCAGACAGTCCAGGACAAAGGGCCCGGATCCCGGTGTTTGACTACCCGGTCTGGTTAGTCCTCTGTCGTGGGGGACGAGCCAGGCTCATTGAGGTTtgtcagagagggaggggtgCCATCAGACTGCCCACAGACATGCTCAGCATCAAGCTTCCCCAGCTCTTCGACATCCACCAGGTCCCCAag GTGTTCAGGGAGGACAGCATCATCTCTGGATACCGTCATCCGCGGAGCTCAGCGCTGGACTGCGTCCTCAGCAGCTTCCAGATGAACAACGAGACGATTAACATCTGGACCCACTTCCTGCCGACATG GTACTTCCTGTGGCGTTTCTGTGTCCTCTGCTCCACCCTGAACTTCCTGACCGACAGCTACACCTGGCCCCTTCTGGTGTACATGCTGCTCATCTGCATTTACCCCTTCACCTCCAGCTGTGCGCACACCTTCAGCACCATGTCCCCAGAGTCCCGCCACATCTGCTACTTCTTTGACTACGGAGCGCTCAGCCTCTACAGTCTGG GTTGTGCCATAAGCTACGGCTACTATGTCATACCAGACAGCTGGGTGAACAGCTGGCTCCATCAGCATTTCGTCCCCATCGCCATCGGAAACACACTGTTCTGCACCAGTCTGTCCTGCTATTCCAG GTTCCTGGAGCTGCAGTTCCCACAGAGGAGTAAAGCTTTAAGGACAGGAGCGTTTGTCCTTCCCTTTATATTTGACACTGTTCCTCTGTTTTACAGG ATCCTTCTGTGCTGCGGGGGAAGCTGCAGCTCGAGCGACGCCTTGTCCAGTCACTGTTACCACCTCCTCTTTGCCTTCCTcacctgtttcctgtttacCGCCCACCTCCCGGAGAGGTTGGCCCCAGGGCGCTTCGACTACTTTG GTCACAGCCACCAGCTCTTCCACGTCAGCGCCGTGGTGGGGACCCACTTCCAGATGGAGGGCGTGATAGCGGACATGACGTCACGGAAGTCGTTGCTCTTGGCCCACGGAGCGATGCCCTCCTTCCTGGGGACCATCGGGGTGTTGGTCGCCAGCCTCGCCCTCAACCTGGGTATCATCGGCATTTTCAGCGCCCCGCTGCTGTGGAAACCCTGCCACAGCTCCAACCAGCCGCACGCGCAAACGTGCGAGCGCAAGGAGCAGTGA
- the paqr6 gene encoding membrane progestin receptor delta isoform X3, whose protein sequence is MLSIKLPQLFDIHQVPKVFREDSIISGYRHPRSSALDCVLSSFQMNNETINIWTHFLPTWYFLWRFCVLCSTLNFLTDSYTWPLLVYMLLICIYPFTSSCAHTFSTMSPESRHICYFFDYGALSLYSLGCAISYGYYVIPDSWVNSWLHQHFVPIAIGNTLFCTSLSCYSRFLELQFPQRSKALRTGAFVLPFIFDTVPLFYRILLCCGGSCSSSDALSSHCYHLLFAFLTCFLFTAHLPERLAPGRFDYFGHSHQLFHVSAVVGTHFQMEGVIADMTSRKSLLLAHGAMPSFLGTIGVLVASLALNLGIIGIFSAPLLWKPCHSSNQPHAQTCERKEQ, encoded by the exons ATGCTCAGCATCAAGCTTCCCCAGCTCTTCGACATCCACCAGGTCCCCAag GTGTTCAGGGAGGACAGCATCATCTCTGGATACCGTCATCCGCGGAGCTCAGCGCTGGACTGCGTCCTCAGCAGCTTCCAGATGAACAACGAGACGATTAACATCTGGACCCACTTCCTGCCGACATG GTACTTCCTGTGGCGTTTCTGTGTCCTCTGCTCCACCCTGAACTTCCTGACCGACAGCTACACCTGGCCCCTTCTGGTGTACATGCTGCTCATCTGCATTTACCCCTTCACCTCCAGCTGTGCGCACACCTTCAGCACCATGTCCCCAGAGTCCCGCCACATCTGCTACTTCTTTGACTACGGAGCGCTCAGCCTCTACAGTCTGG GTTGTGCCATAAGCTACGGCTACTATGTCATACCAGACAGCTGGGTGAACAGCTGGCTCCATCAGCATTTCGTCCCCATCGCCATCGGAAACACACTGTTCTGCACCAGTCTGTCCTGCTATTCCAG GTTCCTGGAGCTGCAGTTCCCACAGAGGAGTAAAGCTTTAAGGACAGGAGCGTTTGTCCTTCCCTTTATATTTGACACTGTTCCTCTGTTTTACAGG ATCCTTCTGTGCTGCGGGGGAAGCTGCAGCTCGAGCGACGCCTTGTCCAGTCACTGTTACCACCTCCTCTTTGCCTTCCTcacctgtttcctgtttacCGCCCACCTCCCGGAGAGGTTGGCCCCAGGGCGCTTCGACTACTTTG GTCACAGCCACCAGCTCTTCCACGTCAGCGCCGTGGTGGGGACCCACTTCCAGATGGAGGGCGTGATAGCGGACATGACGTCACGGAAGTCGTTGCTCTTGGCCCACGGAGCGATGCCCTCCTTCCTGGGGACCATCGGGGTGTTGGTCGCCAGCCTCGCCCTCAACCTGGGTATCATCGGCATTTTCAGCGCCCCGCTGCTGTGGAAACCCTGCCACAGCTCCAACCAGCCGCACGCGCAAACGTGCGAGCGCAAGGAGCAGTGA